The nucleotide sequence GATGCGCGTTCCCAATTGCCGCACGGCGCGCACAATTCTGGCCCGTACCGGACCGCTGGCCACCACCAGCGCCAACCGCTCGGGCGAGCCGTCCCTAACCCGGCTGTCGGCTGTTACCGCTGCATTTCCGGGCATCGCGGTCTTGGCCGCCGACGCCTCCGAAACCGCAAGCGGGCAACCCTCGACCGTGGCAAGATGGAACGGCACGGACTGGACGGTCTTGCGCCAAGGCCCCGTCCGGCTGACCGGCAGCAACCCCGATTGACGGGCGCATGCGGATTTACGGCAATCGCCGGCTGGAAACGCTGCCTGGCCGCGCGATTCGACCGACGCCCTCGCGCGTGCGTGAGGCACTATTCGATTACTGGCAGGGCCAAATTCAGGACTGCCGCTGGCTAGATTTGTGCGCGGGCAGTGGGGCCATGGGCGCCGAAGCCCTGTGCCGCGGCGCCAGCTGGGTGGTGGGCATCGAGCGCTCGGGGCGTGCCTGCCGCGCGATCGCGCACAATTGGCAGCGGCTCGCGCCATCGCCGCATGCGTTCCAACTACTGCGCGGCGGGGTTTGCGAGCGCCTGCCTGCACTAGCAGGCCAACAGTTCGACCGCGCCTACTTTGACCCGCCTTATGGCAGCGGCCTCTACCAACCGGTTCTGAGCGCAATCGCGGCGCTGGAGCTACTCGCCCCTAATGGGGAATTGGCCGTCGAGTACGACCCGCAGGCCTGGGAAGCGGCTTCGTTTGGCGACCTGCGGCTCATCCGCTGCAAACCCTACGGCAGCACCGCACTAGCTTTTTACCGCCGGTCCTAGCCGCCGCGCCGGTACTGCCGGTAGGCGTCAAAGAACAGCCCAGCCAGTGTAATAAAGACCAGCCCCAGCACAATGCCAAGCAGTAGCGGCTCGATCATGGCGTCTCTTCCTCGTGAGGCAGCTCCTGCTCCCTATTGTGGCATTGCAGCCCCGTCACGCGTACTGCCGGCTGGCGGTTGCCAAGCTTGATGGATCCTTCAATGAAACTTAATATAGATATAGGAAAACTTTAATTAGTAATTAAGCAATCGTAATGACGTCGTCCGCTCGGGCAAAGTGGCTCCGGCCGAGCCCTGGCCGCTCGCCCGTTGCAAAATGCCGCACCGGTCCCCCCGATAGCCCGTGATCGACCGCCTCGCTTTGCCCCCAAGCGCAGTTCGGTGGGTAGCAATCGGGCTGCTGGCATTCGTGCTGTTGGCATTGCTTGGCTGGTGGGGCAGCTACTGGTACCGCAGCTCAGATCCCTTCGTCCAGCAAGCGCTCTCGCTAGAGCGCCATCCCGAGCAGGGCCGCGAAATCTTTCAAGTGAACTGTGCTGGGTGCCATGGCGTCAATGCCGACGGGCACGTGGGGCCCAGCTTGCACGGTGTGACCCAACGCAAATCCGATGCCGAGCTGATCCGCCAAGTAACCAGCGGGACCACGCCCCCCATGCCGGAGTTTCAGCCCGATCCGCAAGAAATGGCTGACCTGCTGGGCTACCTTGAGCAGCTATAGGTTGCTCTCGGCCTGATACAACAGTGCCTTTACCGGCAAAAGCCGTTTTGCCAAGCCGAGAGCCCTCGCCGCTATTAACGGTGAGTCCGGTCCCGACAGGGACCGGACTCGGACGCAGGCGCTCCTTGTCGGTCACCGAGCTCTCGGCTCGATGCCTTACATTGTGCGCGCTCAAAGTGAAAGATCGGGGAAGCTGACAGGATGGGGGAGGTTGAGCCCCCAAGCGATCGCTGCCGGAGCCTTATACCAGTTTGAGCAGCAGATGCACGCTTGCCAAACAGCATGACTCCCATATTGAGAGGGTTCTGAAGGTCAGAATCTAGTGCATAAGCCACGAGAATTGGTATTACCCCATGGCAACATCTCCAACCGTTTTAGTAACCGGCGGAGCTGGCTATATTGGCGCCCATGCTGTCCTGGCGCTACAGCAGCGCGGCTATCGCACTGTTGTCCTCGATAATTTGAGCTGCGGGCACCGCGAGTTTGTCGAGCGGGCCCTCAAGACCGAGCTCGTTATAGGCGACACGTGCGATCGCGACTGCCTCGATGCGCTCTTTCGCGACCGCACCATCGATGCCGTCATGCACTTTGCGGCCAACGCCTACGTGGGCGAATCGGTTGCCAATCCAGCCAAGTACTACCGCAATAACGTTGCGGGAACCCTAACGCTGCTCGAAGCCATGCAGGCGGCTGGGGTGCAGCAATTCGTGTTCTCCTCTACCTGCGCAACCTACGGCATTCCCCAGACCATCCCCATTCCCGAAGATCACCCCCAGCAGCCCATCAATCCCTACGGGCGCACCAAGCTGACCGTCGAGTGCATGCTGCAGGATTTTGAAGCGGCCTATGGGCTGCAGTCCGTCACGTTTCGCTACTTCAATGCGGCCGGCGCCGAGCCCAACGGCACCATTGGCGAAGCGCATGAGCCCGAAACGCACCTCATTCCGCTCATTTTGTTGGCGGCACTGGGCCAGCGCGACGCCATTCAGATCTTTGGGACGGACTATCCCACCCGGGATGGCACCTGCATTCGCGACTACGTCCACGTCAGCGACCTCGCCCAGGCGCACGTGCTGGGGCTCGACTACCTCCGTCGCGGTGGTGAGACGGCATTTTTCAACCTCGGCAATGGCAACGGTTTCTCCGTGCGCGAGGCGATCGCGGCAGCCGAGGCAGTAACCGGTCGCGCCATTCCGGCGATCGAGACCGAG is from Cyanobacteria bacterium QS_8_64_29 and encodes:
- the rsmD gene encoding 16S rRNA (guanine(966)-N(2))-methyltransferase RsmD, with the protein product MRIYGNRRLETLPGRAIRPTPSRVREALFDYWQGQIQDCRWLDLCAGSGAMGAEALCRGASWVVGIERSGRACRAIAHNWQRLAPSPHAFQLLRGGVCERLPALAGQQFDRAYFDPPYGSGLYQPVLSAIAALELLAPNGELAVEYDPQAWEAASFGDLRLIRCKPYGSTALAFYRRS
- a CDS encoding cytochrome b6-f complex subunit PetG, with the protein product MIEPLLLGIVLGLVFITLAGLFFDAYRQYRRGG
- a CDS encoding cytochrome C, with the translated sequence MIDRLALPPSAVRWVAIGLLAFVLLALLGWWGSYWYRSSDPFVQQALSLERHPEQGREIFQVNCAGCHGVNADGHVGPSLHGVTQRKSDAELIRQVTSGTTPPMPEFQPDPQEMADLLGYLEQL
- the galE gene encoding UDP-glucose 4-epimerase GalE, which translates into the protein MATSPTVLVTGGAGYIGAHAVLALQQRGYRTVVLDNLSCGHREFVERALKTELVIGDTCDRDCLDALFRDRTIDAVMHFAANAYVGESVANPAKYYRNNVAGTLTLLEAMQAAGVQQFVFSSTCATYGIPQTIPIPEDHPQQPINPYGRTKLTVECMLQDFEAAYGLQSVTFRYFNAAGAEPNGTIGEAHEPETHLIPLILLAALGQRDAIQIFGTDYPTRDGTCIRDYVHVSDLAQAHVLGLDYLRRGGETAFFNLGNGNGFSVREAIAAAEAVTGRAIPAIETERRPGDPPSLVGSSERARRVLGWSPQYPELETIVAHAWQWHRQHAGV